The genomic window TGCGCGCGGCCGGGGGCGTGGGGTGAAAGGGAGTCGGGGGAGTGGCAAGGCGGAACAGCGCGGCGGCGCGATCTCATGTTGCCGCGATTTCCGGGATGGCTCCGCCCTCCCGAAACTCGCGGCAACGGTGCGCCCCCAAACAAAAGAGCGGCCTAGGCCGCTCTTTTGTTTGGGGAGGGGGAAAGGGAAAACGACAGGCCGCAGGCCTGGAGCGAGGAAAAGTCTTTGGAAAGAGGGTCCAGGGGGGAGAACCTTTCTTCAGAAAGGTTTCCCTCCTGGTCGCCGAAGGCAGAAAAAAACTAACTCTTCATATCCAGATCAACAAACGTACATGCCAATTCCCGATCAGCATCAATCGTTACGAGCGCCATGGAGCCTTCCGCCACGGAGCCGGGATTGCAGAGCATGGGACCGAATTCATCGGACCAGAACCTGTTATGGGTATGCCCGAAGCACACGAGATCAACCTCGGTACCAAACGCCTCGGCAACCCTGGCAGGGACGCCGGGCCGACTTCCCCAGCCGTGGGCCATACCAATACGCAGGCCAAACAGCTCCAGGCGAAGCATGGGGATGAGTTCCGTTCCAAGATTCGGATCCCAATCACAATTGCCGAGCACCGCGTGGAAGCATGGATGCTGCAGCAACTCATGATAGGTTGCGGGTCCGGTAATATCCCCGCAATGCAGGACAGCATCGGCGGGCTGGAGATATTGCTCATACACACGCAAGAACCAGCCCGGAGGCTGGTTCATGTGTGTGTCCGAAATGACCGCGATTGTCTTTGTTGTGCTCACGACTATTTGGACACCTTCTTTTCCCGATAGCGCAGGTAGGCGCTTTTGAAGGTCACGTAGGGGTCGATGGCCCCTTCCTTTATGCCTTCGTATTCACCGATACGCAGAGACACAAAGTTGACTTTTTCATAGGCTTTGGCGGCAACGGACCAGTACCAGGGATGCAGGTACGTGGTGGGCGTAATGAAATGGTCGCCCACGTAGCCCACGGAATCGCGGGCCGTGCTGGGTCCGATGATGGGCCAGACAAGGTACGGCCCGTTGGCGATACCCCAGGAGCCGAAGGTCTGCCCCAAGTCCTCGTCGCCAGGGGGGGTGGGACGGACCGGATCCATATCCGAGGCCACGTCCGCCAGGCCGCCGAGTCCG from Paucidesulfovibrio gracilis DSM 16080 includes these protein-coding regions:
- a CDS encoding metallophosphoesterase family protein is translated as MSTTKTIAVISDTHMNQPPGWFLRVYEQYLQPADAVLHCGDITGPATYHELLQHPCFHAVLGNCDWDPNLGTELIPMLRLELFGLRIGMAHGWGSRPGVPARVAEAFGTEVDLVCFGHTHNRFWSDEFGPMLCNPGSVAEGSMALVTIDADRELACTFVDLDMKS